The Oncorhynchus masou masou isolate Uvic2021 chromosome 6, UVic_Omas_1.1, whole genome shotgun sequence genome has a window encoding:
- the LOC135541918 gene encoding ruvB-like 1 isoform X1, translating to MKIEEVKSTTKTQRIASHSHVKGLGLDDAGNAKQNASGLVGQETAREACGIIVELIRSKKMSGRAVLLAGPPGTGKTALALAMAQELGNKVPFCPMVGSEVYSSEIKKTEVLMENFRRAIGLRIKETKEVYEGEVTELTPCETENPMGGYGKTISHVIIGLKTGKGTKQLKLDPSIYESLQKERVEAGDVIYIEANSGAVKRQGRCDTFATEFDLEAEEYVPLPKGDVHKKKEIIQDVTLHDLDIANARPQGGQDILSMMGQLMKPKKTEITDKLRAEINKVVNRYIDQGVAELVPGVLFVDEVHMLDIECFTYLHRALESTIAPIVVFASNRGNCLIRGTEDISSPHGIPLDLLDRVMIIRTMLYTPQEMKQIIKIRAQTEGINISEEALSHLGEIGTKTTLRYAAQLLTPASLLGRVQGKEGVEREQVEEINELFYDAKSSAKILQDQQHKYMK from the exons ATGAAGATCGAGGAAGTCAAAAGCACCACGAAAACCCAGCGCATCGCGTCTCACAGTCATGTGAAAGGACTCGGGCTAGACGATGCCGGGAATGCAAAGCAAAATGCGTCAGGTCTTGTTGGACAGGAGACCGCAAGAGAG GCTTGTGGTATCATTGTGGAACTGATCCGCTCAAAGAAGATGTCGGGAAGGGCAGTTTTACTTGCTGGACCTCCCGGTACAGGAAAG ACTGCCTTGGCTTTGGCTATGGCACAGGAGCTCGGCAACAAGGTGCCCTTCTGCCCCATGGTGGGCAGTGAGGTCTACTCTTCTGAGATAAAGAAAACAGAGGTGCTAATGGAGAACTTCAGGAGGGCCATAG ggTTGCGTATTAAGGAGACCAAGGAGGTGTATGAGGGGGAGGTCACAGAGCTGACCCCCTGTGAGACAGAGAACCCCATGGGTGGTTACGGGAAGACCATCAGCCACGTCATCATCGGACTGAAGACCGGCAAGGGTACCAAGCAGCTCAAG CTGGACCCCAGTATTTATGAGAGCCTGCAGAAGGAGCGTGTGGAAGCGGGAGACGTCATCTACATTGAAGCAAACAGTGGCGCCGTCAAG AGACAAGGTCGGTGTGACACATTTGCCACAGAGTTTGACCTGGAGGCTGAGGAGTACGTGCCGCTGCCTAAGGGGGACGTCCATAAGAAGAAAGAGATTATCCAAGACGTCACGCTACACGACCTGGATATTGCCAATGCTAGgccacag GGAGGTCAAGATATCCTGTCTATGATGGGACAGCTGATGAAGCCCAAGAAGACCGAGATCACAG ACAAGCTGCGAGCTGAGATCAACAAGGTGGTAAACCGCTACATTGACCAGGGTGTGGCTGAGCTGGTCCCTGGGGTGCTGTTTGTGGACGAGGTGCACATGCTGGACATCGAATGTTTCACTTACCTGCACCGAGCTCTGGAGAGCACCATCGCACCCATCGTAGTATTCGCCTCCAACAGGGGCAACTGCCTCatcag GGGGACAGAGGACATCAGCTCTCCTCATGGCATTCCCCTGGACCTGCTGGACAGAGTCATGATCATCCGCACCATGCTCTACACACCGCAGGAGATgaagcag atcATTAAGATTCGTGCTCAGACTGAGGGGATCAACATCAGTGAGGAGGCCCTCAGTCACCTGGGAGAGATCGGAACCAAGACCACACTCCG gtaTGCGGCTCAGCTGCTGACCCCAGCCAGTCTGTTAGGCAGAGTCCAGGGgaaggagggagtagagagggagcaGGTGGAGGAGATCAACGAACTCTTCTACGATGCCAAGTCCTCCGCTAAGATCCTCCAGGACCAGCAGCACAAGTACATGAAATAA
- the LOC135541918 gene encoding ruvB-like 1 isoform X2: MAQELGNKVPFCPMVGSEVYSSEIKKTEVLMENFRRAIGLRIKETKEVYEGEVTELTPCETENPMGGYGKTISHVIIGLKTGKGTKQLKLDPSIYESLQKERVEAGDVIYIEANSGAVKRQGRCDTFATEFDLEAEEYVPLPKGDVHKKKEIIQDVTLHDLDIANARPQGGQDILSMMGQLMKPKKTEITDKLRAEINKVVNRYIDQGVAELVPGVLFVDEVHMLDIECFTYLHRALESTIAPIVVFASNRGNCLIRGTEDISSPHGIPLDLLDRVMIIRTMLYTPQEMKQIIKIRAQTEGINISEEALSHLGEIGTKTTLRYAAQLLTPASLLGRVQGKEGVEREQVEEINELFYDAKSSAKILQDQQHKYMK; encoded by the exons ATGGCACAGGAGCTCGGCAACAAGGTGCCCTTCTGCCCCATGGTGGGCAGTGAGGTCTACTCTTCTGAGATAAAGAAAACAGAGGTGCTAATGGAGAACTTCAGGAGGGCCATAG ggTTGCGTATTAAGGAGACCAAGGAGGTGTATGAGGGGGAGGTCACAGAGCTGACCCCCTGTGAGACAGAGAACCCCATGGGTGGTTACGGGAAGACCATCAGCCACGTCATCATCGGACTGAAGACCGGCAAGGGTACCAAGCAGCTCAAG CTGGACCCCAGTATTTATGAGAGCCTGCAGAAGGAGCGTGTGGAAGCGGGAGACGTCATCTACATTGAAGCAAACAGTGGCGCCGTCAAG AGACAAGGTCGGTGTGACACATTTGCCACAGAGTTTGACCTGGAGGCTGAGGAGTACGTGCCGCTGCCTAAGGGGGACGTCCATAAGAAGAAAGAGATTATCCAAGACGTCACGCTACACGACCTGGATATTGCCAATGCTAGgccacag GGAGGTCAAGATATCCTGTCTATGATGGGACAGCTGATGAAGCCCAAGAAGACCGAGATCACAG ACAAGCTGCGAGCTGAGATCAACAAGGTGGTAAACCGCTACATTGACCAGGGTGTGGCTGAGCTGGTCCCTGGGGTGCTGTTTGTGGACGAGGTGCACATGCTGGACATCGAATGTTTCACTTACCTGCACCGAGCTCTGGAGAGCACCATCGCACCCATCGTAGTATTCGCCTCCAACAGGGGCAACTGCCTCatcag GGGGACAGAGGACATCAGCTCTCCTCATGGCATTCCCCTGGACCTGCTGGACAGAGTCATGATCATCCGCACCATGCTCTACACACCGCAGGAGATgaagcag atcATTAAGATTCGTGCTCAGACTGAGGGGATCAACATCAGTGAGGAGGCCCTCAGTCACCTGGGAGAGATCGGAACCAAGACCACACTCCG gtaTGCGGCTCAGCTGCTGACCCCAGCCAGTCTGTTAGGCAGAGTCCAGGGgaaggagggagtagagagggagcaGGTGGAGGAGATCAACGAACTCTTCTACGATGCCAAGTCCTCCGCTAAGATCCTCCAGGACCAGCAGCACAAGTACATGAAATAA
- the mustn1a gene encoding musculoskeletal embryonic nuclear protein 1a: MSQPEEGEEGQLKRPEVSEEDLIGAKDKLSSKGTLKGKTIEVMDECERAGKVAPSVFSGVRSGRETAINKPQARQIKK; this comes from the exons ATGTCTCAG cctgaagagggggaggagggacagcTGAAACGTCCTGAGGTGAGCGAGGAGGATCTGATCGGAGCGAAGGATAAGCTGAGCTCCAAAGGAACGCTAAAGGGCAAGACCATAGAAGTGATGGATGAGTGCG AGCGTGCGGGTAAAGTCGCCCCTTCTGTGTTCAGTGGAGTGCGTTCAGGGAGAGAGACCGCCATCAACAAGCCCCAGGCTCGACAAATCAAGAAGTAG